The Bubalus bubalis isolate 160015118507 breed Murrah chromosome 16, NDDB_SH_1, whole genome shotgun sequence genome window below encodes:
- the LOC112579424 gene encoding olfactory receptor 5F1-like: MARKNYTLLTEFILLGLADSLELQITLFCLFSVIYTLTVVGNFGMILLVRADSRLHIPMYFFLANLSFVDVCYSSTITPKMLVDLLSEKKSISFAGCFLQMYFFIALATTECILFGLMAHDRYVAICNPLLYSLIMSRTVCLKMAAGAFTAGLLNSMVLTSCISSFHFCSSIVIHHFFCDSPPLFKLSCSDTHLYESILSIFAGVNIAGSLLVILTSYCYILFSIFRMHAGQGRRKVFSTCASHLTAIILFYSTSIYTYLRPTSRYSLTQDKVASVFYTVVIPMLNPLIYSLRNREVKKALWNVVTRKRIPSFL, from the coding sequence ATGGCCAGAAAAAATTATACTTTGCTCACTGAGTTCATCCTGTTGGGTTTAGCAGACTCACTGGAGTTACAGATTAccctgttttgccttttttctgtgatttatacACTTACAGTTGTGGGGAATTTTGGAATGATTCTCTTAGTCAGAGCTGATTCCCGACTTCACATacccatgtatttcttcctggctAACCTGTCCTTTGTGGATGTTTGTTATTCATCCACCATCACCCCAAAGATGCTGGTAGATCTATTATCAGAGAAGAAGTCCATCTCCTTTGCTGGGTGCTTTCTGCAGATGTATTTCTTTATAGCCTTGGCCACAACTGAATGCATCCTTTTTGGGTTAATGGCccatgaccgctatgtggccatatGCAACCCTCTCCTTTACTCCTTGATCATGTCCAGGACGGTCTGCCTAAAAATGGCAGCAGGGGCTTTTACAGCAGGACTGTTGAACTCCATGGTTCTCACAAGTTGTATAAGCAGCTTTCATTTCTGCAGTTCCATTGTCATTCATCACTTCTTCTGTGATAGCCCCCCACTTTTTAAGCTCTCCTGTTCTGACACACACCTGTATGAAAGCATCTTGTCCATTTTTGCTGGTGTGAATATCGCTGGAAGTCTGCTGGTGATCCTCACCTCCTACTGCtacattctcttctccatcttccgTATGCATGCAGGGCAGGGGAGGCGCAAAGTGTTCTCCACATGTGCGTCTCACCTGACAGCCATCATCCTGTTCTACTCCACCTCCATCTACACTTATCTGAGACCTACTTCCAGGTACTCCCTGACTCAGGACAAAGTAGCTTCCGTGTTCTACACTGTAGTGATCCCCATGTTGAATCCTCTGATCTACAGTCTCCGGAACAGGGAAGTGAAGAAGGCTTTATGGAATGTAGTTACTAGGAAAAGGATTCCTTCATTTCTGTGA
- the LOC102390551 gene encoding olfactory receptor 10AG1-like — protein sequence MGSRGQNPPQWNQTTLVDFILLGFSDIPDLQGFLFGVFLIMYMIILMGNSLIIIITKMDPSLQTPMYFFIGNFSSLEICYVSVTVPRLLIDLYSQNRNISFLACAAQMYFFLVFGATECLLLTSMAYDRYVAICNPLLYPLLMNSRLCIQLAAGCWVSGVPVHIVLTYQIFSLPFCGANQLNHFFCDIPPVLKLACGDTLITETLVYVVAVLVVIVPFMLILGSYVRIIETILKLPSATGRAKAFSTCSSHLMVVALFFGSGLLTYLRPKSSHSMGMDKFLSLFYTIVTPMFNPMIYCLRNKEVMVALRKFLLK from the coding sequence ATGGGATCCAGAGGACAAAATCCCCCACAGTGGAACCAGACTACATTGGTGGATTTCATCTTGCTTGGCTTCTCTGATATTCCTGACCTACAAGgatttctttttggggtgtttttgATCATGTATATGATTATTCTGATGGGAAATAGTCTCATTATCATAATAACCAAGATGGATCCTTCCCTCCAGACTCCCATGTACTTTTTCATAGGGAATTTTTCTTCCTTGGAAATATGTTATGTATCAGTCACTGTCCCAAGGTTATTAATAGATCTTTACagtcaaaacagaaatatatcctTTCTGGCCTGTGCTGctcaaatgtatttctttctggtGTTTGGAGCCACTGAGTGCCTTCTTCTGACTTCAATGGCTTATGACAGGTATGTCGCCATTTGCAACCCACTGCTGTACCCTCTCCTCATGAACAGTAGGTTGTGTATCCAACTGGCTGCTGGCTGTTGGGTCAGTGGAGTTCCAGTGCATATAGTGTTAACCTACCAGATATTCTCTCTACCCTTCTGTGGCGCTAACCAGTTGAATCACTTCTTCTGTGACATACCTCCAGTGCTTAAGCTTGCCTGTGGGGACACCCTTATAACTGAGACATTAGTTTATGTAGTTGCTGTTCTAGTTGTCATTGTTCCTTTTATGTTGATTCTTGGATCTTATGTGAGAATAATTGAGACCATCTTGAAGCTGCCTTCAGCCACTGGGCGAGCcaaggccttctccacctgctcctcccatCTCATGGTTGTGGCTTTATTCTTTGGATCAGGACTCCTTACATATTTAAGACCAAAGTCCAGTCATTCTATGGGAATGgacaaatttctctctcttttttataccATTGTCACACCAATGTTTAACCCCATGATATATTGTCTGAGAAATAAAGAGGTTATGGTGGCACTGAGaaaatttttactgaaatga